ctaaagtttagtaccaccgcccatcctcaaacagacggacagaccgaggtggtcaatagaactttgggaaacttactaTAGCCCAAAACTAGGTTTTTCAGCCTATATGCCTCTTTCTTTACCCcagcaagtgtaaggataagcccaggatgtgggatgtggttttagcccaagctaagttcgcctacaacggctctgtacattcggggaccgggagatccccatttgaggtggtatacacaaagaccccgaatcacgtccttgatatagcccatcttcctaaaggaaatgtgactgccaaccagctggccaaggattacgtacagatgcaccaagaggtaagagtgactcttgaggagagaaaccagaaattaaaggctaaggcgaATGAGCACCgtagggacctacagtttgaagttggggatgaggtttggtatatttgggcaaagagagactcgccaacgccccAAGTAGTaagcttcggcctaggaaatacgggccatataagatcactaagaaggtcaatgccaatgcctatcatatagcactgtcgaattggcttggtaaaatctcaccagcattcaacattcgtgaccttagcccatggaagCCGGATGTACTTTGGAGTTCAACCAGGGCGGATCAGTGCTGAggtcttttaaagaaggagagaatgatgcggacatcctaactgggatcaatgATCACGCGCGCTTTGGCGGATCCTCAAACATCAGACcccacggaggttgtacctaggagggcggatccccaggacatacaagcggggcggatctaggagtacgccaggaggcgtatcaacatctaccctgggcggatctctaggtttacttcctcccgaagtaattcaccaacaaccctgacaattcGTACatgtaccattgtactgattatcggggcgtatcacccattttacccttttatggatAGCCTTATCggaaccctagtaggggtagtccttgtcttttattatcattaggaggatgtatttaaaccctcatttttgtaaggatgaactAACTTTTATGAATcaaacatcatttctctttgagaatgtaaggtttataccttgttattgggattcactccttttagtttagctagagaagaacctctttgttggtttacgattaaaaccttcatttatcgctttcaatctgtatcacaCATTAATATGCAGAAGGTATCAGGGGTGTACAATGAATTAATTTCTTATATTTGGGTTACAATCCAACTCAATTCATTAAAAGAAATAATTCATGGGTTGGTTATTAAAACCAACCCAACCCATTAAATATTGAACTTGAATAGATTGTATTGGGTTGAATAGATTGTACCAAATAAATCGCTACATGTGAGTTTTTTTGCTCCAAAACAAATGACTTGACACCTTTAAAATATAACGGTATTTTCGAGCTTTTTTAAgtcacttttttattttttcagtgACTTTTGACCGGTTTTTTTCTtgaattccagatttctggaaagaattagaatttaagatttctaaaatttctaaatttctgaaattccagaatttttggaatttcataatttttgtaTTTCTAGATTTTTTCAAATTCCAGAATTTCAATAATTTgtggaattccagaatttcatagtttttgaaatttcagaaatttttgaaattctaaaaatctagaatttcagaatctggaattttgaaattctagagtttagaaattccaaaaatctgacaaattaagaaatacaattaatatatagtgaaattaatgaatttacattggttaactaaaaaaaattatctcttATGTAATGGTTGGTgaataagttttttaattttgaaaaacacatggaccaaaataaaaaaaatttaatgtttggaccaaaaaactatactaaaagtTCTTGAAAAGTTAGAAAGACttatttttgggaaaaaaaatctcaaacactagaatgacttataaaaaGGAATGAATAAACTTTTGAATCTATTTTACAAAAGTTGATCATATATTGGGATAAGGTTCAACGTATCATAGGATAATACACAAAAATATCTATAACATTGATCGGTATGAGTAATTTCATCCATAAAGTTGACATTTATGACCAATTTTATTCATAACGTTGATAAGTTtgattaattttcatataattaagaaacacaattattttgtttttaattttcaatttaaatTGCAAATCAATtgattctattttttatttttcatgttttcatgtgttttcattttaccatttttcttgtttttttcgttttaccattttttatatttttcttgtttttccattttttccaGCTTTCACATTttgtttcactttttttttctaactttttagtttttctcatttttttgttttaaaaatgaataaaaatttgCGTTTGCACATACTTTAAATTACAAATTGTTATTTAAActcttattttaatatataaattataataatattttgtaataaacttgtttttaaatggaaaataagagaataatagTACATGCgaatatttgaataaaaattcaACCCAACTCGATACAACCCAACCAGTCAATTCCTTACATGGGTTGGATTCAATCCAACCCATAGATAAAACCATTAGAATGAAAATATATGGGTTGGGTTGGATTGGTTATATTTAATGGGTTGGTTAATTTTTGTGCACCCATACAATGTATGTTCTGTTTGAAACTAATATTTTCAAGTAAAAACTTAAACCACTGTAATTCACTAGCTGTCATTGCCAAAGCACGATATCCTGCCTCTCTCGAACTCCTCAAAATTGTGTGTTGCTTCTTGCTCTTCCAAAAAAACACTAAAGAATTACCGAAGAACATAGAAAATCATGTCGCCGACCTTCTATTATCAGGACAACTAGCTCAATCTGAATCGCTGTATAACTTTAATCGCAATTCAGAATTTACCTGATAAAATAAACCTTATGTTGGGCACAATTTTAAGTACTTGATAACACATAATGCAACTTGTAAATGTTCTGTTCTTGTTAGaccactacgccaaaaccctcttcagacgacggttaaaaaccgtcgtcccgcaagatataaatctatcacagggctcgctgccgtctattaAGGCATCAGACGACGGTCGTCTTTCGAAGCGACAGACGACGCGCGCTTCCTAAGCGTCTATCATTTGTAATAGCCTCACATGACAACGACCAAATAGCGATATGTCATCTGACCACTACTTATATacgaattatgtaataacaacTGTCACGTAATATATGTTCTCATGACACCATTTTTAAATAATGTgtcaaaatattaagttaaaatgGAGGTGTTATGTTAATGTTATGACAGTTTATGTTTTCTCGACTGTCATCATAACGTAATTCACATgatataatttgtattaaattATGTCGTTGGAACATAATTAGTATGACAGTTTGTTATCAGTTCTGTATCGTTAGATAGAAAGTAAGATGACATTTTCTTATAAGAATTTTGTCAttgttttttttggtttttaccTCTTCCATGAACCTGTATATataaccaaagtagattgcaaATAATGTGCAAATAGCCtttatatataacaataaaCTTGTACATATGTGAAGATCACAATCCTAACCAAAGGTTTCTCATTACAAAACTAACATTTAACTATATAAGAAGCCTAAACACCTAAACCTTGAATCTCGTCACTTATTATGCCCATCCTTAGCAGGTTCTTCCACCCCTTTGCTCCCTGCAACACAAAATACAAAAGTTAATTAACTGTGATCTATAGATGCTTGAAAATCCTATTATAACAGAAAATGCTATAAAATGCTTCATGGTAACTCGCATAAAAATGTTAAAGCTTTTAAGATACTAAAGTATTACTTCGCTGGATTGATCCATTCTGAGAACTTTCAGAACGAAAGCAGGCTCTGCAAATGTCTTTAAAGGTTAAACTAGGCAATGATAGACAAAGAAAGTTGAAATTGAAGGCAATTAATTCATCTGAGCCAACTACAACATTTGTTAGCAGTTATTTACTTAACACATTTCACTTATCATTGTGCAAATTATAAATCAGACTCAATTCAAGGGATTGATAGTTTCATGAAAATTCAAATCTACATGGTGGTGCAAGCCATTTTCTGTCTCCTGTCTCCTTTGTTGAACAATGAATTACTATTATCCCCATTAGAAACCAAGAATACCTCTAGTGCTCATGCAAAAGAAGCAGCAAGAAGAAGAGGAGCAACATAACCAGTGCTCTGAACAAGCAGGTCCCAGGTCCTTTAGGTATGAAAACATTAGTGTTGTCCCAACTTTAATGCAAGCATCTTACCCGACTGCATAAATCTCAGAATCACAAATGCATCCAAAAATCAGTACATGTGTATGCCTGGTTAAGAAAGCAAGGGATACCTGTGCTTTTTTACACAAATGAGAATTATGTCATTGAGATGGTATCCTTGGGTGGTTATGTTCACCTTCATAAGTAACAATGAGCGTCGATAGGTCTTCCAGGCACCTCTCCACATGCTTCCTTGAAGGACAACCTCATAAAACCTCTCTTAACCATGTCTTTGCTTATGCTTTCTGATTTTAATGTCTTTATCGTATCAAGCTGTAAAACAAGCAAGCCCTTAGTTTAGTCAAAAGCAGATTATCATGATATGCCTAAAACTAAAACACCTGAACTAATCCAACAATTTCCACTGAATTTCTTGTTAAATATGCTTAAATTTTTTACCATGGACCGGACCATGATCAAATGATGTCATATTAATTACAACAAAAACAACATTGCAACTCAAGCAAGCTTCAAGCTATTAGACTAACTAGAGTTGGTCTTAGGAAGTTATTGCCTTAGAGTTGGTTTTACTATGGACCAGACCATGATCAGATGATTTCTTGCCATTAGCCAATGCCTTAGGAAGTTATTGCCCCTCCACTAGGTAACCAGACACAAGTCCTTCCTTAGACAGACATAGAACGTACCACCATTTCTTGTTATAGTAATACTACCATGTTATAAATATAGACTGGTGCCAAATGTTTCTTTACAATCTCTAGTTAGGGGTCGGCAAAAAAACCGGTCAAACCGATAACCGAATCGAAAACCGATAATCCGAACCGAAAAaagcggttaaccgaaccggtggttttcttaatggttaaaaaaatagataagtaccggtttcggtttcggtttagggttagagtgttcaaaaaccgcggttaacggttaaccgaaccattTAATACatatcaatttttaaaaaaatatataggtcATTTGACGACAAAGGCAaggcaaatataaatataaatacatagattatactgcttaatataaatacatagattacaatatagattaatataaatatataacatagattatactactttatgttgtaataagtactttgatgaaatattatttacatttttttatgttttaaatgtaaacttgatggattgttttttagttcgtatttatgtttgaattctaaacttttatatgaattcgtttcatttgaatttttgaaattatgtgtattttaatattgtttaaaaatttaggtttgggtaaaaatttaaccgttgatttttagttaactagtgagaattggttaaaaaccgttaaccgaaaaacctaaccgaaattaatggttaaccggttgatggttaaccgattgatatggaccgatttcggtttggatggttaaaaaCCCGTTGATAATGGAtcggttaatttttttgcctaatggaccggttaaccgaaccgtgcccacccctaTCTCTAGtggatgaaataaaaaaatcaatatcatTCTAATTCATAAATATTGATAATGAATTAATATCTTAAAGAAAACCTATTACTACTACCGCCCAAAACCGAATCCACTAGATGCAAAAAGGAGGCTTAGAAAAAATGCTAAAATGTAAATTGATAATGAATCAAAAAAAGGTACCTGCATCCATTTTGCAGTGTGGTTGCTGATTTGGGAGCTAACGAGGCTGAAATTTCTGATGGTGGAACCTGAATCCAGGATAAATGTGTTATTTCAGCTAAAATGTTTGCTATTCATCTATCACTAATAACTAAATGAAGAGTTAAAGAATTTCCCATGGCACACAAATCCATTGCCAATGCTGCTTAAGTTTTTCTAAGTACCGATGCAACTGAATGAACTAGCAACAAATGTATTCATGTACACTATGCACTATATACATCCAAATTCTAAGATGCAGTACCTCTGGACTCTTGAATGTCCAATTCATGTTCTGCAACCATAATGCAGGTATGGCTTCAAGAGAAGCATCTGAGTTGTTATTTTTCAAGAATGAATCCTTAGGTGAATTCAGCAGCATGTCTGCTGTACATTGTACATCCGGCGTTATCCCGACTTGATCTATGTCATGAAGTGCAGGTGATAGATACTTCGCAACCATCACAAACAGTGCAGATCCATCATTTAGCTCTGTCACGCTCTGCGTTCGTTATGTTAATTAGACTCCTTTCCGACATGATACAGTAAACATATATGTTTGTATAGCAAGATGGTTATGTTAATTACTATTGTCTTTGAAGAGGTTCCTTAAAAGTATACCTGAATTTTCCCTTTACCAAATGTTTTGTGCCCCACAAGGATAACATGCCGATTATCATGCAGTGCACCAGCTAAAATCTAACTTGCGTTTGCACTCCCCTCATTTAtctgtttttaataaaataaagcaaaaaccaaAGTGAAATTGCATTTCAAGTTCCTCAAGAGCTTTAACTTGCCACATAAATGAAAAAGTAAGAGTGTGATCTTACAAGCACAACAAGCGGATCATGTGCTATAGCATGACCATTCTGCATGTTGATAGGAAGCATATTTCCATCCCTATCAGTTGTGTTCACAAGAGTCTCATCTCCATCTAACCACACTTGAGCAACATAAAATAGTTTCAAGTGAACTGAAATTACCTTcaataaagggaaaattacaagtgAAAATAAAAGTGAGATATGGTTTCTACTAAGGTCCATTTAAATTACAAGTGAAAATCCATAATCAACCAAACAAATAAAGGGATCCTTAGTCTCTATCTCCTGCCTCTAATTTTTGGTGAAATAAATCAAAACAACTTCTAAAATAGAAAGTTATAGTGATTAGaaaaaaccaataaaaaataCACTATCATCATGTGAAACAATATGTAAAAATCCTGGATTAGAATAGCAAAAGAATTCCCAACTTGGAACTACTATATAATCTTTTCAAACATCGCAAAAGAAGTAAAAACGGTGTTCTAGCTAATATCTACacataatgaaaatagatttccACGAACCAAAATATTGGGTGAAGCCTATCCCTACTTTACTTACATTTCAAATGTATTCTATGATCATATATCCAAAACAGATTCTCCAACCAGATTCAGGCCTAAGAGTAACAGAGAACAAAATATGAATAAATAGCTAAATATGACTCACTACCATTGATTATGTCAAAACCAATCCAATGCCTAAAAACAGGAAAGACTATTACCTTTGAAGCCATAGCTAATCAAGTCATAGTTTCAACTTGAAGCCCTTCGACAAGAAATCATCTCTAAGAAACAGAAACCAATCAAAATCAACTATGGAATTATATATGCATATGCACATTGTAAGAAATCAAAAGTAcctctttttctttccattGCTACTACTAGCTTTGTTGGAACTTGCTTTCTTGGTATTAGGTTGTAGGGAAGCATTGAGAGGAACAAGACTCTGATGAAAAACATGACCTCCAAATGGATATCATCAGGCATCTCCATAAGCTTGACAGTATTCTCTTTCAGATTGTACCAGACCAGGTTTCTTCCCTGCATTCCCATTAGAAATTCATCTTCATTCTTTAAGAAAGGTTGTCATACCTTTAAAATTACATGAGAGAAGGTTTGATCTCACAGAAGCAAGTTTACTCCAAGACTTCACTCCATATTCCCTCATCACCCAAACCTCAAAGCCCTTAGGAATACCATAGCTTGCACATATTGACAGCCTTCTTCCAATATCCATGAAAGAGGTGATAAGAAAGCTCAGTTTTACAAAGTGAACAAAAAACCCTAAATCAATCGAAAATTGGGGGAAACATACTTAAAATGGAGAATCAACAGCAACATGATGTCTTCAATGAGGTCAAGCGACTTCGATCTATATCTGATGGCTCCGGCGATTCCTCGTGGCACCTGTCTATAAAGTTGCAGTAACAACAGTTCTCAACAAGATTTGAGAGagtgagagaaagaaagagaaaagaggaattagtaatataaaaaaaagataaagccCAACAATACTTACCAGACGGATTTGAGAATGGCCGGAGAAGAAGACATCTAGAGATGCTAGGGAGATAGATAGGATTCCAGATTTCAGAGATGGAGATGGAGGGAG
The sequence above is drawn from the Euphorbia lathyris chromosome 6, ddEupLath1.1, whole genome shotgun sequence genome and encodes:
- the LOC136233741 gene encoding carboxyl-terminal-processing peptidase 3, chloroplastic-like yields the protein MASKVISVHLKLFYVAQVWLDGDETLVNTTDRDGNMLPINMQNGHAIAHDPLVVLILAGALHDNRHVILVGHKTFGKGKIQSVTELNDGSALFVMVAKYLSPALHDIDQVGITPDVQCTADMLLNSPKDSFLKNNNSDASLEAIPALWLQNMNWTFKSPEVPPSEISASLAPKSATTLQNGCSLIR